The sequence ATTGAATAAGTGTAATATTTCTTAAATGGATAATGCAGATTAGAAGatctgtatttatattgtatcGCTGTGCAGATGGAATCCGCCAAGGATTTTAAAACTTGGTCGTGGCGCCTGGAGTGTCTGCCAGGCCCCAGGTGTGCAGGTTGGCCGGGCTTGGGAGGACGTCATACACCGATTGTATGAGGAACTTTGTGCGCAAAGGTTCAGCTCTCCAGAGCTCTGCCCAGGTTAGTTTGCGAGGTTCCACATGCTCCCACCTTGTCCATGCTCCTTGCTTGGACATGCCGACCATCTTGCAGCAGCGTtgttcctccacctctgcacgGATCTCGTCTTGGACCAGCTGACGCTTCTCCTTGCCGCAGGTCCGGTCGTAACGTGGCCTGGGAAAGCTGCCAAGGCCTGCCCTCCCCATTGCCACGGTACCCACCAAGGACTTGTGCCTCAGCTGAGCCTCGGCTCTGCTTACGGCTTCTTGTGCCTGCCACATCCTCCCAGTCTTGACAACAATTCCTGCCGATGCCACCTTGGCATCTGCGGAGTCCCTGTACATCATTACCTCTCTGGAGCGGGTGACTTTGAACTCCTCTGATAGTCCACTGAGAGGGAGGTGCAGCTTGGTGGAATGGCCATATAGGGCGATGCTGCTCAAGGACCGAGGGAGCCCCAGCCATCTCCTGAGAAACTGGCTGATGGTCTTCTCTAGTGCCTCTACCGTCGTCATTGGTACCTCGTAGATTAACAGGGGCCAGAGTATTCTTGGCAGGACACCGTGCTGGTACATCCAGGCCTTGAATTTTCCTGGGAGACCTGATTTGTCGATGGCTGTGAGCCAAGAAGTCAGGTCGCTCTTGGTCTGCTGCAGAGCCGCTGCATCCTTCAGGGAGCTGTCGAAGATTTTGCCAAGGCTCTTGACAGGTTTTTCGGTCACCGTTGGAATCTTGGTCCCTCCAAGTGTAAGGTGGAAATGGTCGGCCACTTTACCTTTCTTCAGGACTAGAGACCTGGACTTTGCTGGCTTGAAGCTCATCTTTGCCCAAGAGATGAGCCGTTGAAGGAGCCCCTGAAGGAGCCACCTGCACCCAGGAACAGATGTAGTCATCACTGTCAAGTCGTCCATAAAGGCCCTTATGGGGGGCTGCCAGGTCCCAGATCTTGATTTTGGACCTCTGCATTCAACCTCCGCAGACTTGACAATCATGTTCATAGCCAAGGAGAAGAGTGACACCGAGATTGTACAGCCGGTGATTATCCCCTTCTCCAGGCAGTGCCAGCCAGATGTTACTTGATTTGAGGAGACTCTTGCGCTGAAATCGCTGTAGTAGTCCATGATGAGGTTGCAGACGTT comes from Pempheris klunzingeri isolate RE-2024b chromosome 7, fPemKlu1.hap1, whole genome shotgun sequence and encodes:
- the LOC139203569 gene encoding uncharacterized protein; the encoded protein is MEAHFAPNRARIAQSELNVLEWNRSKEQEIQQGSIGGKLLRQELKSLRCQFKAAKEEERPALSELTNIVRKKLITLRRAEWHRRKGKERARKQSAFIGNPFAFTKRLLGQKRSSHLACPVGEIDHHLNEARESKGDLATVWLDLTNAYGSIPHKLVHTALTRHHVPGNVCNLIMDYYSDFSARVSSNQVTSGWHCLEKGIITGCTISVSLFSLAMNMIVKSAEVECRGPKSRSGTWQPPIRAFMDDLTVMTTSVPGCRWLLQGLLQRLISWAKMSFKPAKSRSLVLKKGKVADHFHLTLGGTKIPTVTEKPVKSLGKIFDSSLKDAAALQQTKSDLTSWLTAIDKSGLPGKFKAWMYQHGVLPRILWPLLIYEVPMTTVEALEKTISQFLRRWLGLPRSLSSIALYGHSTKLHLPLSGLSEEFKVTRSREVMMYRDSADAKVASAGIVVKTGRMWQAQEAVSRAEAQLRHKSLVGTVAMGRAGLGSFPRPRYDRTCGKEKRQLVQDEIRAEVEEQRCCKMVGMSKQGAWTRWEHVEPRKLTWAELWRAEPLRTKFLIQSVYDVLPSPANLHTWGLADTPGATTKF